A window from Malassezia japonica chromosome 1, complete sequence encodes these proteins:
- a CDS encoding uncharacterized protein (EggNog:ENOG503NU7Y; TransMembrane:23 (i59-77o104-124i131-150o156-178i190-213o219-240i310-334o346-367i376-398o418-439i451-473o485-503i685-703o729-750i759-777o783-805i817-835o847-869i936-960o972-994i1001-1021o1027-1047i1097-1116o); COG:P), producing the protein MSLADEGSIAMKNLAAHVPEEAVREPQEDVPQEAPITAQLGTSPESIALIRAGMERAGWTLWMLTVCAGLSGSLFGYDTGYISSVLVSVGTDLGSPMSDWEKEMATSATSLGALIGSLGAAFPSDWFGRKVVIALANVVFIVGAIVQAAAHNKATLIVGRLIVGIGVGVASMIVPLWIGELAPTHLRGRLVTLNVAFLTLGQVIANGVGAGFVNVKGGWRYTVAGGAIPAIISLFSMAWLPESPRFDGRRGRVDKVNRTFRRIFPNATEEYCRMRAEEVCKSVQEVQGGTTQLPLYKRIRLMFTGPNARALAIAAGLQALQQLSGFNTLMYYSATIFESVGLKNPVAVSMVVSVTNFLGTVIAFWFIDIVGRRRAIVYTVPIMSAALVFASICFNFMVPGNPSKISPDMPINKVWADLLIVAFIIYVLFYALGLGNVPWQQGELFSIETRAIAASIATATNWGCNLLINATYLSLSNAITPSGAFGFYAGLCALGAVLCIFGFPDTRQLSLEEVHYIFRDSWGIREADRLRAEKAEIAQSARERDIGGDLSTATETVITSGAPRRWGAAGTTTPRVSDALKDEDMHVETSTMVGTPDMVKHDPLDDWTEPEERIVTGRMNGSTPAYPLALPASAGEEPRLRRSASLPYAPEFFGERPSLQGVRPPNVDLDESTNPLSRLGIRGDALMLFVTCFASLGVFLFGYDQGVMSGILTHPSFVAYFAHPTATQIGTMVAILEVGALITSLLSGVLADTFGRKQVLVWGAVIFSLGGAIQTLANGYTAMVVGRIISGFGVGFLSMIVPTYQSEVSPAENRGKLACIEFTGNIVGYMASVWFDYFCSFLRGNAAWRTPLLLQPVIGLTLAFGSVLLPESPRWLLDKDQNDEAMLVLTNLHNNGDPRNVRAKLEFWEIRQSVLEMRAQGDRSYRAMWSRLRNRTLIGMSSQMFAQLNGINVISYYAPLVFESAGWVGRDALLMTGVNAVIYVLSTVPTWFLVDTWGRRPILLSGALFCALMLGLCGMFLRAEKPYTPQAVVVCVVLFNAAFGYSWGPIPWAWTPEIMPLAFRAKGASLSAATNWVFNWIVGQLTPMLQEQIKWRLYILHAFFCLCSFLVVYYFYPETQGVPLEEMDAIFGDVGAPVPQHMGEGEEEFASPAGSDPEVNRVRRSISTHPRFLEAVERESIRQAAHDRRAAAPGLLGSVTRLWDSALGRTDRGAYEAL; encoded by the exons ATGTCCCTCGCTGACGAGGGCTCCATTGCGATGAAGAaccttgcggcgcatgtGCCTGAAGAGGCGGTGCGAGAGCCGCAGGAAGATGTGCCACAAGAGGCGCCTATAACTGCCCAACTCGGCACTTCGCCCGAGTCCATTGCGCTGATCCGCGCGGGCATGGAGCGTGCTGGCTGGACGCTGTGGATGCTGACTGTTTGTGCGGGTCTTTCTGGCTCGCTGTTTGGTTACGATACGGGATACAT TTCGTCTGTTCTCGTGAGTGTTGGAACGGACCTCGGCAGTCCGATGTCGGACTGGGAAAAAGAGATGGCGACGTCCGCaacgtcgctcggcgcgctgatcggctcgctcggcgcggcgttcCCGTCGGACTGGTTCGGGCGCAAGGTCGTGATTGCGCTCGCAAACGTCGTCTTTATCGTCGGCGCCATCGTCcaagccgcggcgcacaacAAGGCGACGCTGATTGTCGGCCGCCTGATCGTGGGTATCGGTGTCGGTGTCGCGAGTATGATTGTGCCGCTGTGGAtcggcgagcttgcgcCGACGCACCTCCGTGGGCGCCTCGTGACGCTCAACGTCGCCTTCCTCACGCTTGGCCAGGTGATTGCGAACGGCGTCGGAGCCGGCTTTGTGAACGTCAAAGGCGGCTGGCGCTACACGGTGGCCGGCGGTGCGATTCCCGCCATCATCTCGCTCTTTAGCATGGCCTGGCtgcccgagtcgccgcgcttcgacgggcgccgcgggcgtgTAGACAAGGTCAACCGCACGTTCCGGCGCATCTTTCCGAATGCCACCGAAGAGTACTGCCGCATGCGTGCCGAAGAGGTGTGCAAGAGCGTGCAAGAGGTGCAGGGCGGCACCACGCAGCTGCCCCTGTACAAGCGTATCCGTCTCATGTTTACCGGCCCCaacgcgcgtgcgctcgccatCGCTGCCGGTTTGcaagcgctgcagcagctctcTGGTTTCAACACACTGATGTACTACAGCGCGACGATCTTTGAGAGCGTCGGCCTCAAGAACCCGGTCGCGGTGTCGATGGTCGTGAGCGTGACCAATTTCCTCGGCACCGTCATTGCCTTTTGGTTTATCGACATTGtaggccgccgccgcgcaatCGTGTACACGGTGCCGATCatgtcggcggcgctcgtctttGCGAGTATCTGCTTCAACTTTATGGTGCCTGGCAACCCGTCGAAAATCTCGCCCGACATGCCGATCAACAAGGTGTGGGCCGACCTGCTGATTGTCGCGTTTATTATTTACGTCCTCTTTtatgcgctcggcctcggaaATGTGCCGTGGCAGCAAGGCGAGCTCTTTTCGATCGAGACTCGCGCGATCGCTGCGAGTATCGCGACGGCGACAAACTGGGGCTGCAACCTGCTGATCAATGCGACGTACCTGTCGCTCAGCAACGCCATCACGCCGTCGGGTGCGTTTGGCTTCTACGCGGGTCTgtgtgcgctcggcgcggtgctgtGTATCTTTGGCTTCCCGGATACGCGCCAGCTCTCGCTGGAAGAGGTGCACTACATCTTCCGCGACTCGTGGGGCatccgcgaggcggaccgCTTGCGCGCCGAAAAGGCCGAGATTGCGCAGAGcgcacgcgagcgcgacatTGGCGGCGACCTGTCCACCGCCACCGAGACGGTGATTACgagtggcgcgccgcggcgctggggcgcggccggcacgacgacgccgcgcgtctcggacgCGCTCAAGGACGAAGACATGCACGTCGAGACCAGCACCAtggtcggcacgccggaTATGGTCAAGCACGACCCGCTGGACGACTGGACCGAGCCGGAGGAGCGGATCGTCACGGGGCGCATGAACGGATCGACGCCGGCGTACCCCCTTGCCCTGCCTGCGAGCGCGGGCGAGgagccgcgcctgcgccgctcggcctcgctgCCGTACGCGCCCGAGTTCTTTGGCGAACGCCCGTCGCTGCAAGGTGTCCGGCCGCCGAATGTCGACTTGGACGAGAGCACGAACCCCCTctcgcgcctcggcattcgtggcgacgcgctgatGCTCTTTGTCACCTGCTTTGCGAGTTTGGGTGTGTTTTTGTTCGGGTACGACCAAGGCGTGATGAGCGGCATTTTGACGCACCCCTCGTTTGTCGCGTACTTTGCGCATCCCACGGCGACGCAGATTGGGACGATGGTCGCGATCCTCGAGGTTGGTGCGCTGATTACGTCGCTGCtgagcggcgtgctggccgACACCTTTGGACGGAAGCAGGTGCTCGTGTGGGGCGCCGTTATCTTTtcgctgggcggcgcgatccagacgctcgcgaACGGCTACACGGCCATGGTCGTCGGGCGCATCATCTCGGGCTTTGGCGTGGGCTTTTTGAGCATGATTGTGCCGACGTACCAGTCCGAAGTGTCTCCTGCCGAGAACCGCGGCAAGCTGGCGTGCATCGAGTTCACCGGCAACATTGTGGGCTACATGGCCTCGGTGTGGTTCGACTACTTTTGCAGCTTCCTGCGCGGCAACGCCGCGTGGCGCACACCGCTCCTGCTGCAGCCCGTCATTGGCCTGACGCTGGCTTTTGGCTCAGTGCTCCTCCCCGAGAGCCCGCGCTGGCTGCTGGACAAGGACCAGAacgacgaggcgatgctCGTGCTCACGAACCTGCACAACAACGGCGACCCCCGCAACGTGCGTGCCAAGCTCGAGTTCTGGGAGATTCGCCAGAGCGTGCTCGAAATgcgtgcgcaaggcgacCGCTCGTACCGCGCGATGTGgtcgcgcctgcgcaaccGCACGCTGATCGGCATGTCGTCGCAGATGTTTGCGCAGCTGAACGGCATCAACGTCATTTCGTACTACGCCCCCCTCGTCTTTGAGAGCGCGGGCTGggtcggccgcgacgcgctgctcatGACGGGCGTGAATGCGGTGATCTACGTACTATCCACCGTCCCTACGTGGTTCTTGGTCGACACGTGGGGCCGCCGCCCCATTCTGCTCTCGGGTGCGCTGTTCTGTGCGCTGATGCTCGGCCTGTGCGGCATGTTTTTGCGCGCCGAAAAGCCATATACGCCGCAGGCCGTCGTCGTGTGCGTCGTCCTGTTCAACGCCGCATTCGGCTACTCGTGGGGCCCGATTCCCTGGGCGTGGACGCCAGAGATTATGCCGCTCGCCTTCCGCGCGaagggcgcgtcgctcagcgcggcgaccaaCTGGGTCTTTAACTGGATCGTCGGCCAGCTCACGCCGATGCTCCAGGAGCAGATCAAGTGGCGCCTCTATATCCTGCACGCCTTTTTCTGCCTGTGCTCGTTCTTGGTCGTGTACTACTTCTACCCGGAGACGCagggcgtgccgctcgaagAGATGGACGCCATCTTTGGCGACGTGGGCGCCCCGGTGCCGCAGCACAtgggcgagggcgaggaggagtttgcgtcgccggccggcTCGGACCCCGAGGTGaaccgcgtgcgccgctcgatcAGCACCCACCCCCGcttcctcgaggcggtggagcgcgagtcgatccgccaggcggcgcacgaccgccgcgccgctgcgccgggcCTTCTCGGCAGCGTCACGCGTTTGTGGGACAGCGCGCTGGGCCGCACGGATCGCGGAGCCTATGAAGCGCTGTAA
- a CDS encoding uncharacterized protein (COG:F; EggNog:ENOG503NXWQ), producing the protein MSIRALILGAGGREHALALHLLRSDRVEHVYVAPGNGGTAVLGNRCSNLAEPKASGDFSAIAQWARENKVNLVVPGPEAPLVEGVEEAFRKVGIPVFGPSPTAAQMEGSKKFAKEFMDRHKIPTAAFRSFTSSEVEACMAYIKELGGAHAVVLKASGLAGGKGVLLPETEEEAREGVEDLLVKKVFGDAGDSLVIEERLEGSELSVLAFSDGYTVRALPGCQDHKRIGEGDTGLNTGGMGAYCPTPDGTAPGMEETIRNEVLLPTIAGMRKDGYPFVGMLFVGLMLTPKGPKVLEYNVRFGDPETEAVLELLEPAGALADILMACVERRLDCAEFSIRPGYAVSVVVASGGYPGKYPTGLPITFNKVPEGVTVYHAGTRVEKGEVVTAGGRVLAVSATGATLEDALKLAYAGIDAIHFDKMVFRRDIAHRALHAAKAQGLTYAAAGVDIDAGNALVERIKPHAKSTQRMGCMGSLGGFGGVFDLRAVQFRDPLLVSGTDGVGTKLRVALDYHKHDTIGIDLVAMSVNDLVVQGAQPLYFLDYYACSKLDVSTASDVIAGIAEGCRQAECALIGGETAEMPGMYVGDEYDVAGFAVGAVERTAILPKLSEMSTGDKLIGLRSSGAHSNGYSLLRKCAARANIPLDAPCPWGKPGAVVNGVETPATLGDALLAPTRIYIKALAHVLHSTEHDVLGLAHITGGGFTENVPRTLPKGLGAHIDLTAWTRPPLFAWIQKAGQVEPAEMARTFNNGIGMVLVVPADKVDATLAKLKQSGEEGVVMGELTGTPGVTYSGLESWAN; encoded by the exons ATGTCGATTCGGGCTCTGATTCTCGGCGCGGGTGGccgcgagcacgcgcttgcgctccacCTCCTGCGCTCTGATCGTGTGGAACACGTGTATGTGGCGCCCGGAAacggcggcacggccgtgcTGGGCAACCGCTGCTCGAACCTCGCCGAACCGAAAGCGTCGGGCGACTTTAGCGCCATTGCGCAATGGGCGCGCGAGAACAAGGTGAACCTTGTTGTGCCGggccccgaggcgccgctcgtcgagggcgtcgaggaggcgtTCCGCAAGG TCGGCATCCCAGTCTTTGGTccgtcgccgaccgccgcccAGATGGAGGGCTCCAAGAAGTTTGCCAAGGAGTTTATGGACCGGCACAAGATTCCCACCGCCGCTTTCCGCTCCTTCACCTCGAGTGAGGTCGAGGCGTGCATGGCGTACAtcaaggagctcggcggcgcgcacgccgtcgtccTCAAGGCCAGCGGCCTCGCGGGCGGCAAGGGCGTCCTCCTCCCAGAgaccgaggaggaggcgcgcgagggcgtcgaggacctcCTCGTGAAGAAGGTGTTTGGTGACGCGGGCGACTCGCTCGTCATCgaagagcgcctcgagggcTCCGAGCTTTCGGTGCTCGCCTTCTCGGACGGCTAcacggtgcgtgcgctgcccgGCTGCCAGGACCAcaagcgcatcggcgagggGGACACGGGCCTGAACAcgggcggcatgggcgcGTACTGCCCGACGCCCGacggcaccgcgccgggTATGGAGGAGACGATCCGCAACGAGGTTCTCCTGCCGACCATTGCGGGTATGCGCAAGGATGGCTATCCGTTTGTCGGCATGCTTTTCGTCGGCCTCATGCTCACGCCCAAGGGCCCCAAGGTGCTCGAGTACAACGTGCGCTTTGGCGACCCTGAGAccgaggccgtgctcgagctgctcgagccggccggcgcgctggccgacaTTCTTATGGCgtgtgtcgagcgccgcctcgactGCGCCGAGTTCTCCATCCGCCCGGGCTACGCGGTGAGCGTCGTCGTGGCGAGTGGCGGTTACCCCGGCAAGTACCCCACGGGCCTGCCGATCACCTTTAACAAGGTGCCGGAGGGCGTCACGGTCTACCacgccggcacgcgcgtcgAAAAGGGCGAAGTGGtcaccgccggcggccgtgtGCTCGCCGTGTCGGCGACcggtgcgacgctcgaggacgcaCTCAAGCTCGCGTACGCGGGCATCGACGCGATCCACTTTGACAAGATGGTCTTCCGCCGCGACattgcgcaccgcgcgctgcacgcggccaaggcgcagggGCTGACGTAcgctgcggccggcgtcgacaTTGATGCGGGCAATGCactggtcgagcgcatcaagcCGCACGCCAAgagcacgcagcgcatggGCTGCATGGGttcgctcggcggcttTGGCGGTGTGTTTGACCTGCGCGCGGTCCAGTTCCGCGACCCGCTGCTGGTCTCCGGCACGGACGGCGTCGGGAccaagctgcgcgtcgccctcgacTACCACAAGCACGACACGATCGGCATCGACCTCGTGGCGATGTCGGTCAACGACCTCGTCGTGCAGggcgcgcagccgctcTACTTCCTCGACTACTACGCGTGCTCGAAGCTCGACGtgagcaccgcctcggacgTCATCGCAGGCATTGCCGAGGGATGCCGTCAGGCAGAGTGCGCGCTCATCGGCGGCGAGACGGCCGAGATGCCGGGCAtgtacgtcggcgacgagtACGACGTCGCGGGCTTTGCGGTCGGCGCAGTCGAGCGCACTGCGATCCTCCCCAAGCTGAGCGAGATGAGCACTGGCGACAAGCTCATCggcctgcgcagcagcggcgcacactCGAACGGATactcgctcctgcgcaagtgcgcggcgcgtgccaaCATCcccctcgacgcgccgtgccCATGGGGCAAGCCGGGCGCAGTGGTGAACGGCGTCGagacgccggcgacgctcggcgacgcgctcctcgcgccgacgcgcatcTACATCAAGGCCCTCGCGCACGTTCTCCACTCGACCGAGCACGACGTCTTGGGCCTCGCGCACATtaccggcggcggctttACCGAGAACGTGCCGCGGACGCTGCCCAAGGGGCTCGGAGCGCACATTGACCTCACCGCCTGGACACGCCCGCCGCTCTTTGCATGGATCCAAAAGGCGGGTCAGGTCGAGCCCGCCGAGATGGCGCGCACCTTTAACAACGGTATCGGCATGGTGCTTGTCGTGCCGGCCGACAAGGTCGACGCGACCCTTGCGAAGCTCAAGCAGTCGGGCGAGGAGGGTGTCGTCATGGGCGAACTTACGGGCACGCCCGGCGTGACGTACAGTGGCCTCGAGTCATGGGCGAACTAG
- the rrb1 gene encoding Ribosome assembly protein rrb1 (COG:B; EggNog:ENOG503NY9Y; BUSCO:EOG09262DC1), with the protein MSKRALAEPSAAQPERGRADEPRVEEDGMGEFEDAFEDEIESDEGEVVDMADEGMEIDGVPVHGKIQELDEDEEEEAPTEAYMPGHKPLPEGHTLVPDQSAYHMLHRMNVTWPCLSFDFLQDHMGAQRQAFPHSAFLVTGTQADVAKNNEVLVMKASSMHRTSKDDDLSDEEDDDDDVDEDAVLEYRSIPTLGGVNRVRAAPTSTPTSDLEPCLDPYPVATWSETGKVPIWDIRPLYNVLQSPGTTLDKKKAHTPLFTVEAHRGVEGYAMDWGGILGGGSSGKGGHLRLLTGDVHSKIFLTTSNNTGFTTHAAPFESHTSSVEDLQWSPSEPTVFASCSADRSIRIWDVRVKSHRSALAVDGAHDQDVNVISWNRGTQYLLLSGGDEGALKVWDMRNFKAQDGAPSPVAHFEWHQGPISSVEWHPDEDSIFAASGRDDQVTLWDLGVERDEDEDASQLPKGPNGEPVPSQLLFCHHGASEIKEVHWHRQIPGMLGSTSADGFHFFKTISV; encoded by the exons ATGTCCAAGCGAGCGCTGGCggagccgagcgcggcgcagcccgagCGTGGGCGCGCTGACGAGCCCCGTGTCGAAGAAGATGGCATGGGAGAGTTTGAAGATGCATTCGAGGACGAGatcgagagcgacgagggcgaggtcgtcgacaTGGCCGACGAGGGCATGGAGATCGACGGCGTTCCCGTCCACGGCAAGATTCAAGAACtcgacgaagacgaggaggaagaggcgccgaccgaggcATACATGCCGGGCCACAAGCCCCTGCCAGAAGGGCACACGCTCGTGCCGGACCAGTCCGCGTACCACATGCTGCACCGCATGAACGTGACGTGGCCCTGCCTCTCGTTCGACTTTTTGCAAGACCACATGGGCGCACAGCGCCAGGCATTTCCGCACTCGGCGTTCCTCGTGACGGGCACGCAGGCGGACGTCGCCAAGAACAACGAGGTGCTCGTGATGAAGGCCTCATCAATGCACCGCACGTCGAAGGATGACG ACCTttcggacgaggaggacgacgacgacgatgtAGACGAGGATGCCGTGCTCGAGTACCGCTCGATTccgacgctcggcggcgtgaaCCGCGTGCGTGCTGCACCAacgtcgacgccgacgtcggACCTCGAGCCGTGCCTCGATCCGTACCCTGTCGCGACCTGGTCCGAGACGGGCAAGGTGCCGATCTGGGACATCCGCCCGCTCTACAATGTCCTGCAGAGCCccggcacgacgctcgacaagaAAAAGGCACACACGCCCCTCTTTACCGTCGAGGCAcaccgcggcgtcgagggcTACGCGATGGACTGGGGAGGAATTCTCGGTggcggctcgagcggcaaGGGCGGCCACCTCCGCCTCTTGACCGGCGACGTGCACAGCAAGATCTTCCTCACGACGAGCAACAACACAGGCTTtacgacgcacgccgcgccgtttGAGAGCCACACGAGCTCGGTCGAGGATCTGCAGTGGTCGCCGTCTGAGCCAACCGTCTTtgcgtcgtgctcggcggaCCGCAGCATCCGCATCTGGGACGTGCGCGTCAAGTCGCaccgctcggcgctcgccgtcgacggcgcgcacgaCCAGGACGTCAATGTAATCAGCTGGAACCGCGGCACGCAGTACCTGCTGCTGTCCGGCGGCGATGAGGGCGCGTTGAAGGTGTGGGATATGCGCAACTtcaaggcgcaggacggcgcgccgtcgccggtcgcgcACTTTGAGTGGCACCAGGGCCCGATCTCCTCGGTCGAGTGGCACCCTGATGAGGACAGCATCTTTGCCGCGTCGGGCCGCGACGACCAAGTCACCCTCTGGGACCTCGGTgtggagcgcgacgaggacgaagacgCCTCGCAGCTGCCCAAGGGTCCGAACGGCGAGCCTGTGCCGAGCCAGCTGCTCTTCTGTCACCACGGCGCCTCGGAGATCAAGGAGGTGCACTGGCACCGCCAGATCCCCGGCATGCTCggcagcacgagcgccgacggctTCCACTTTTTCAAGACGATCTCGGTGTAA
- a CDS encoding uncharacterized protein (COG:S; EggNog:ENOG503NX6G) gives MSERAAAAAAAATTRGGVIIPPKPGETSLRRQVVLEEEQYTSGLSRIIQRDFFPDLPRLKAENAYLEALESGDPDAVQATARRLVHEEERSGILEETTRRGDAGEPLTPLDVPGTPQTATPRVPWQTLGHTPQGGAGMMTPRTEAAEDEAPLRVNMSLDQYQAQYTSEDNASFAQLMKVASARRRLKHQWAYDAEDRANAQHTMLAVCGRDAEGQGPSAPKALAAPERLAIAAPAPEASAPEASAPPAASQALVPSDASKMPPPMSQNTWRFRARNALMYPPDADLDTYASRTSSRAVPDVPCFGPYAPRIRHANTRLADETDAPPTPSTPSSSIIDAAIRGETPASPDVRGYHYVGAVASPRPEDLGERRLQQLMTWGTLAATPKRLGTREVEPETPSAPMPVRDAPPKPAAVPAKKLPRTSRHADLSPAARTLLHRTGNRRSTLYGPATPATPRAGSRSEEHARQQRVAQQRWTPAPSPVPRRSP, from the coding sequence ATGTCggagcgagcggcggccgcggcagccgcggcgacgacgcgcggcggcgtgatTATCCCGCCGAAGCCGGGCGAGacgtcgctgcggcggcaggTTGTGCTCGAGGAAGAGCAGTATACGAGCGGCCTCTCGCGCATCATCCAGCGCGACTTTTTTCCGGACCTGCCCCGCCTCAAGGCCGAAAATGCTtacctcgaggcgctggagaGCGGCGACCCGGATGCGGTCcaggcgacggcgcgccgcctcgtgcacGAGGAGGAACGCAGCGGGATCCTCGAGGAGACGACACGGCGtggcgacgcgggcgagccgctgacgccgctcgacgtgccTGGCACGCCACagaccgcgacgccgcgcgtgccgtggCAGACGCTCGGACACACGCCGCAGGGGGGCGCAGGGATGATGACGCCACGCACagaggcggccgaggacgaggcgccacTGCGTGTCAACATGTCGCTCGACCAGTACCAGGCACAGTACACGTCGGAGGACAATGCGTCGTTTGCCCAGCTCATGAAggtcgcgagcgcacgccggcggctcAAGCACCAATGGGCGTACGATGCCGAGGACCGCGCGAATGCGCAGCACACGATGCTGGCCGTGTGTGGCCGCGATGCGGAAGGCCAAGGCCCGAGCGCCCCAAAGGCCCttgccgcgcccgagcggcTGGCGAttgctgcgcctgcgcccgaggcgagtgcgcccgaggcgagtgcgccgcctgctgcatCCCAGGCACTCGTCCCCTCTGACGCGTCGAAAATGCCCCCGCCCATGTCCCAAAACACCTGGCGGTTTCGTGCGCGCAACGCACTCATGTACCCCCCCGACGCGGATCTCGATACctacgcgtcgcgcacctcgtcgcgcgccgttCCCGACGTGCCATGTTTCGGCCCATACGCGCCCCGTATCCGCCATGCGAatacgcgcctcgccgacgagaccgacgcgccgcctacgccgtcgacgccgagcagcagcatCATCGACGCCGCAATCCGTGGCGAGacgcccgcgtcgcccgacgTGCGTGGCTACCACTATGTCGGCGCAGTCGCGTCGCCCCGCCCCGaagacctcggcgagcggcggctgcagcagctcatGACATggggcacgctcgccgcgacgcccaagcgcctcggcacccGAGAAGTCGAGCCAGAAACGCCGTCCGCGCCTATGcccgtgcgcgacgcgccccccAAGCCCGCCGCGGTGCCTGCGAAAAAGCTcccgcgcacgtcgcggcaTGCCGACCTGagccctgcggcgcgcacgctgctgcaccgcaCCGGGAaccggcgctcgacgctgTACGGCCCTgcgacgcccgcgacgccTCGTGCTGGCAGCCGCTCCGAGGAGCATGCacggcagcagcgcgtcgcgcagcagcgctgGACGCCGGCTCCGAGCCctgtgccgcggcgcagtcCGTAG